From one Pseudomonas sp. B21-048 genomic stretch:
- a CDS encoding spermidine synthase produces the protein MTEERVEHLLAEVQDEFGVIRVLEVADYRFLEFGDAIEQSCVFTADPSWLEYDYTRAMLIGALCHEQPESALFLGLGAGTLTQACLKFLPLEDVEAIELRPDVPRLAIEYLGLDDDPRLYIRVGDALELLDTAEPADLIFVDLYTDVGPGVGHLAWGFLENCQKRLNPGGWLVINQWATDDGRPLGAALLRGLYHRHYWELPVKEGNVILIVPSELDQVLDMDGLIARAEGLAPRLGYSLQSLIKAIRPAT, from the coding sequence ATGACTGAGGAGCGCGTCGAGCATCTGCTCGCCGAGGTACAGGATGAGTTCGGCGTGATTCGCGTGCTGGAAGTGGCCGATTACCGTTTTCTGGAGTTCGGTGATGCCATCGAACAGAGCTGCGTGTTCACCGCCGACCCGAGTTGGCTCGAGTACGATTACACCCGCGCGATGCTGATTGGCGCGCTGTGCCACGAACAGCCGGAAAGCGCGCTGTTCCTCGGGCTCGGCGCCGGCACTCTGACCCAGGCTTGCCTCAAGTTCCTGCCGCTGGAAGATGTCGAAGCCATCGAGCTGCGTCCGGATGTACCGCGCCTAGCCATCGAATACCTCGGGCTGGATGACGATCCAAGGCTGTACATCCGCGTCGGCGATGCCTTGGAGTTACTTGATACGGCTGAGCCAGCGGACCTGATTTTCGTTGACCTCTATACCGATGTCGGGCCGGGTGTCGGGCATCTGGCCTGGGGTTTTCTGGAAAACTGCCAGAAGCGTTTGAATCCGGGGGGCTGGCTGGTGATCAACCAATGGGCCACCGACGATGGTCGACCGTTGGGGGCGGCGTTGTTGCGCGGTCTCTATCACCGGCATTACTGGGAACTGCCGGTGAAGGAGGGCAACGTGATTCTGATCGTGCCATCGGAGCTGGATCAGGTGCTGGACATGGATGGGCTGATCGCTCGCGCTGAAGGCCTGGCGCCACGGTTGGGGTATTCGTTGCAGTCGTTGATCAAGGCGATTCGGCCGGCGACGTGA
- a CDS encoding crotonase/enoyl-CoA hydratase family protein — protein MNQPSPSRVTRERHGHVLMIGLDRVAKRNAFDLDLLNALSLAYGEFEADSEARVAVVFGHGEHFTAGLDLVSAGAALAEGWQAPPGGCDPWGVFAGPRVSKPVIVAAQGYCLTVGIELMLAADINLCASNTRFAQKEVQRGIFPFGGATLRLHQVAGWGNAMRWLLTGDEFDAHDALHLGLVQEVMASEDLLPRAIELAERIARQAPLGVQATLMSARQARYEGETAAAQALPALVKTLLNSEDAKEGVRSMIEKRPGVFKGC, from the coding sequence ATGAATCAGCCAAGCCCCAGTCGCGTAACCCGTGAACGACACGGTCATGTCCTGATGATCGGCCTGGATCGGGTGGCCAAACGCAATGCCTTCGACCTCGACCTGCTCAACGCACTCAGCCTGGCCTATGGCGAGTTCGAGGCCGACAGCGAGGCGCGGGTCGCGGTGGTATTCGGCCATGGCGAGCATTTCACTGCCGGGCTCGATCTGGTCAGCGCCGGCGCGGCCCTGGCCGAAGGCTGGCAGGCACCGCCCGGTGGCTGCGACCCGTGGGGCGTGTTCGCAGGCCCTCGGGTCAGCAAACCGGTGATCGTCGCGGCTCAAGGCTACTGCCTGACCGTTGGCATCGAGTTGATGCTGGCTGCCGACATCAACCTGTGCGCCAGCAATACCCGTTTTGCCCAGAAGGAAGTGCAACGCGGGATCTTCCCGTTCGGCGGCGCCACCTTGCGCCTGCATCAGGTCGCCGGCTGGGGCAATGCCATGCGCTGGTTGCTTACTGGCGATGAGTTCGACGCCCATGACGCCTTGCACCTGGGGTTGGTGCAGGAAGTAATGGCCAGCGAGGACTTGTTGCCACGGGCTATTGAATTGGCGGAGCGGATTGCCCGGCAGGCGCCACTTGGGGTTCAGGCGACGTTGATGTCGGCCCGGCAGGCGCGTTATGAGGGTGAAACGGCAGCCGCTCAGGCATTGCCGGCGCTGGTGAAGACATTGCTGAACAGCGAGGATGCCAAGGAGGGTGTGCGGTCGATGATCGAGAAGCGGCCGGGCGTTTTCAAAGGCTGCTGA
- a CDS encoding DEAD/DEAH box helicase, translating to MTQETGGFAAFNLNPNILAAVIATGYEEPSAIQQQSIPIIMAGHDMIGQAQTGTGKTAAFALPILHRIDPAKREPQALILAPTRELALQVATAFETYAKQMPGVTVVAVYGGAPMGPQLKAIRNGAQIVVATPGRLCDHLRRDEKVLATVNHLVLDEADEMLKLGFMDDLEVIFKALPPTRQTVLFSATLPQSIRAIAERHLRDPQHVKIQTKTQTVTAIEQAHLLVHADQKTSAVLSLLEVEDFDALIMFVRTKQATLDLASALEAKGYKAAALNGDIAQNQRERVIDSLKDGRLDIVVATDVAARGLDVPRITHVFNVDMPYDPESYVHRIGRTGRAGREGRALLLVTPRERRMLQVIERVTGQKVAEVRLPDAQAVLDARIKKLTNSLSPLVADAESTHGDLLDRLTADIGCTPRALAAALLRKATNAQALTLAAIEKERPLVPNNAPRGDRPERSGDRPDRGDRERRAPVPLAEGRARCRTALGARDGIAAKNLLGAILNEGGLAREAIGRIQVRDSFSLVELPEDGLEKLLTKLKDTRVAGKQLKLRRYRED from the coding sequence ATGACCCAGGAAACCGGCGGCTTCGCCGCTTTTAATCTTAATCCGAATATTCTTGCAGCTGTCATTGCGACCGGCTACGAAGAACCTTCGGCTATTCAGCAGCAATCGATCCCGATCATCATGGCCGGTCACGACATGATTGGTCAGGCGCAAACCGGTACGGGTAAAACCGCCGCGTTCGCCCTGCCGATCCTGCACCGCATCGATCCTGCCAAGCGCGAGCCGCAAGCCCTGATCCTGGCGCCAACCCGTGAGTTGGCGCTGCAAGTAGCAACCGCTTTCGAAACCTACGCCAAGCAAATGCCGGGCGTTACCGTTGTGGCCGTTTACGGCGGCGCGCCTATGGGCCCACAACTGAAAGCAATCCGTAATGGCGCACAGATCGTTGTCGCCACGCCGGGCCGTCTGTGCGACCACTTGCGTCGTGACGAAAAAGTCCTGGCCACCGTGAACCACCTGGTTCTCGACGAAGCCGATGAAATGCTCAAACTGGGTTTCATGGACGACCTCGAAGTTATCTTCAAGGCGCTGCCACCTACCCGTCAGACCGTATTGTTCTCGGCCACCCTGCCGCAGTCGATCCGTGCCATTGCCGAACGCCATCTGCGCGATCCGCAACACGTGAAGATCCAGACCAAGACTCAGACCGTTACCGCGATCGAACAGGCTCACCTGTTGGTTCACGCTGACCAGAAGACCTCGGCTGTATTGAGCCTGCTGGAAGTGGAAGATTTTGACGCCCTGATCATGTTCGTGCGCACCAAGCAAGCGACCCTGGACCTGGCCAGTGCCCTGGAAGCCAAAGGCTACAAAGCCGCTGCGCTGAACGGTGATATTGCTCAGAACCAGCGTGAGCGCGTGATCGACTCCCTCAAGGATGGCCGTCTGGACATCGTTGTAGCGACCGACGTTGCTGCTCGTGGTCTGGACGTTCCGCGCATCACTCACGTGTTCAACGTTGACATGCCGTACGACCCTGAGTCCTACGTTCACCGTATCGGTCGTACCGGTCGTGCCGGTCGCGAAGGTCGTGCACTGCTGTTGGTGACTCCTCGTGAGCGCCGCATGCTGCAAGTGATCGAGCGTGTAACCGGTCAGAAGGTTGCCGAAGTTCGTCTGCCGGACGCCCAGGCTGTTCTCGATGCCCGCATCAAAAAACTGACCAACAGCCTGTCGCCGCTGGTCGCTGATGCCGAATCGACTCATGGTGATCTGCTGGATCGCCTGACCGCCGACATCGGTTGCACCCCGCGTGCACTGGCCGCTGCTCTGCTGCGCAAGGCAACCAACGCTCAGGCGCTGACCCTGGCCGCCATCGAGAAAGAACGTCCATTGGTGCCGAACAACGCACCGCGTGGCGATCGTCCAGAGCGTTCCGGTGATCGTCCGGACCGTGGTGATCGCGAGCGTCGTGCTCCGGTTCCATTGGCCGAAGGTCGTGCTCGTTGCCGTACCGCGCTGGGTGCGCGTGATGGTATCGCTGCCAAGAACCTGCTGGGCGCCATCCTGAATGAAGGCGGTTTGGCGCGTGAAGCCATCGGCCGCATCCAGGTGCGTGACAGCTTCAGCCTCGTCGAGCTGCCGGAAGATGGTCTGGAGAAACTCCTGACCAAGCTGAAGGACACTCGCGTTGCCGGTAAGCAGTTGAAGCTGCGTCGCTACCGCGAAGATTGA
- a CDS encoding class III extradiol ring-cleavage dioxygenase, whose amino-acid sequence MFPSLYISHGSPMLALEPGASGPALARLAAALPKPKAIVIVSAHWESSELLVSSTSQPETWHDFGGFPQALFEVQYPAPGNPQLAAQVVEQLKADGLPAHIDSQRPFDHGVWVPLSLMYPQADIPVVQISLPTRGGPALQTRVGHALASLREQGVLLIGSGSITHNLRELDWHAGPESVEPWAKAFRDWMIERLEANDEAALHDYRQQAPNAVRNHPSDEHLLPLYFARAAGGEFSIAHQGFTMGALGMDIYRFG is encoded by the coding sequence ATGTTCCCCAGCCTGTATATCTCTCATGGCTCGCCGATGCTAGCCCTGGAACCCGGCGCCAGCGGACCGGCCCTTGCGCGCCTGGCCGCGGCATTGCCGAAACCCAAAGCCATCGTGATTGTCTCCGCGCACTGGGAAAGCAGCGAACTGTTGGTCAGCAGCACCTCTCAACCTGAAACCTGGCATGACTTCGGCGGCTTTCCTCAGGCCTTGTTCGAGGTGCAATACCCAGCCCCCGGCAATCCGCAACTGGCGGCGCAGGTGGTCGAACAGCTGAAAGCCGATGGCCTGCCGGCGCACATCGACAGCCAGCGACCGTTCGACCATGGTGTTTGGGTACCCTTGTCGTTGATGTATCCGCAAGCTGATATCCCGGTGGTGCAGATCTCGCTGCCCACCCGCGGCGGCCCTGCCCTGCAAACCCGTGTCGGCCATGCCTTGGCCAGCCTGCGCGAACAGGGCGTGCTGTTGATCGGCTCCGGCAGCATCACTCACAACCTGCGCGAACTGGACTGGCACGCCGGCCCGGAAAGCGTCGAACCCTGGGCCAAGGCGTTCCGCGACTGGATGATCGAGAGGCTTGAAGCGAATGACGAAGCCGCATTGCACGACTATCGTCAACAAGCTCCAAATGCTGTGCGCAACCATCCGAGTGACGAGCATCTGCTGCCGCTGTACTTTGCCCGCGCGGCCGGGGGTGAGTTCAGCATTGCGCATCAGGGTTTCACCATGGGGGCGCTGGGGATGGATATTTATCGCTTTGGCTGA
- a CDS encoding thiopurine S-methyltransferase, whose translation MQPEFWHKRWASNQIGFHLPEVNPYLQRFWPALSLEEGARVLVPLCGKSLDLLWLAHRGHEVLGIELSEKAVEDFFSEHQFDPDVSEQGPFKVYRAGSIELWCGDFFELTAGDVADCGALYDRAALIALPSAMREQYAEHLKRILPKDSLGLLITLDYDQTQMAGPPFAVLDDEVQRLFGDVWALKILEDQDVLGESWKFLEAGVTRLEERVYRVSSR comes from the coding sequence ATGCAGCCGGAGTTTTGGCACAAACGATGGGCGTCGAATCAGATCGGCTTTCATCTGCCGGAAGTGAATCCTTATCTGCAACGGTTCTGGCCAGCGTTGAGCCTGGAAGAGGGCGCTCGCGTGCTGGTGCCACTGTGTGGGAAAAGTCTGGATCTGCTGTGGCTGGCGCACCGAGGTCATGAGGTCTTGGGGATTGAGCTGTCGGAAAAGGCCGTGGAGGATTTCTTCAGTGAGCATCAATTTGACCCGGACGTCAGTGAGCAGGGGCCGTTCAAGGTCTATCGGGCGGGGTCGATCGAGTTGTGGTGCGGTGATTTCTTCGAGTTGACGGCAGGCGATGTGGCCGATTGCGGCGCGCTGTATGACCGCGCGGCATTAATCGCCTTGCCGTCGGCGATGCGTGAGCAATATGCCGAGCATCTGAAGCGGATTCTTCCGAAGGATTCTCTGGGGTTGTTGATTACTCTGGATTACGACCAGACGCAAATGGCCGGGCCGCCGTTTGCTGTGCTTGATGACGAAGTGCAACGGTTGTTCGGCGATGTGTGGGCGCTGAAGATTCTGGAAGACCAGGACGTTCTGGGTGAGAGCTGGAAGTTTCTTGAGGCCGGTGTGACGCGGCTTGAAGAGCGGGTTTATCGGGTTTCCAGTCGTTAG
- the htpX gene encoding protease HtpX, with translation MMRILLFLATNLAVVLIASITLSLFGFNGFMAANGVDLNLNQLLIFCAVFGFAGSLFSLFISKWMAKMSTSTQIISQPRTRHEQWLLQTVEQLSRDAGIKMPEVGIFPAYEANAFATGWNKNDALVAVSQGLLERFSPDEVKAVLAHEIGHVANGDMVTLALIQGVVNTFVMFFARIIGNFVDKVIFKNEEGQGIAYYVATIFAELVLGILASAIVMWFSRKREFRADDAGARLAGTSAMIGALQRLRAEQGLPVHMPDTLNAFGINGGLKQGFARMFMSHPPLEERIDALRRRG, from the coding sequence ATGATGCGCATTTTGCTGTTTCTGGCCACTAACCTGGCGGTCGTGCTGATTGCCAGCATTACCCTGAGCCTTTTCGGCTTCAACGGGTTCATGGCGGCCAACGGGGTTGATCTCAACCTCAATCAGCTGCTGATTTTCTGTGCGGTCTTTGGTTTCGCCGGTTCCCTGTTCTCGCTGTTCATCTCCAAGTGGATGGCGAAAATGAGTACCAGCACCCAGATCATCAGCCAGCCGCGCACCCGGCACGAGCAATGGCTGCTGCAAACGGTCGAGCAATTGTCCCGCGACGCCGGGATCAAGATGCCCGAAGTCGGGATTTTCCCGGCCTATGAAGCCAACGCCTTCGCCACCGGCTGGAACAAGAACGATGCCTTGGTCGCAGTCAGCCAGGGTTTGCTCGAGCGCTTCTCGCCGGATGAAGTGAAAGCCGTTCTGGCCCACGAAATCGGCCACGTGGCCAATGGCGACATGGTCACCCTGGCGCTGATCCAGGGCGTGGTGAACACCTTCGTGATGTTCTTCGCCCGGATCATCGGCAACTTTGTCGACAAGGTGATCTTCAAGAACGAAGAAGGCCAAGGCATTGCCTACTATGTGGCGACCATCTTCGCTGAACTGGTTCTGGGTATTCTGGCCAGCGCCATCGTCATGTGGTTCTCGCGTAAACGCGAATTCCGTGCCGACGATGCCGGTGCACGCCTGGCGGGCACCAGCGCAATGATCGGTGCCCTGCAGCGTCTGCGTGCAGAACAAGGGCTGCCGGTGCACATGCCGGACACCCTGAATGCCTTCGGCATCAACGGCGGTCTCAAACAAGGGTTCGCCCGCATGTTCATGAGCCACCCGCCGCTGGAAGAGCGCATCGACGCATTGCGTCGTCGGGGCTGA
- a CDS encoding pyridoxal phosphate-dependent aminotransferase has translation MQVSKSNKLANVCYDIRGPVLKHAKRLEEEGHRILKLNIGNPAPFGFEAPDEILQDVIRNLPTAQGYSDSKGLFSARKAVMQYYQQKEVEGVGIEDIYLGNGVSELIVMSMQALLNNGDEVLVPAPDYPLWTAAVSLAGGNAVHYLCDEQANWWPDLADIKAKITPNTKALVIINPNNPTGSVYSKEVLLGMLELARQHNLVVFSDEIYDKILYDDAVHICTASLAPDLLCLTFNGLSKSYRVAGFRSGWVAISGPKHHAQSYIEGIDILANMRLCANVPSQHAIQTALGGYQSINDLVLPQGRLLEQRNRTWELLNDIPGVSCVKPMGALYAFPRIDPKVCPIHNDEKFVLDLLLSEKLLVVQGTAFNWPWPDHFRVVTLPRLDDLDQAIGRIGNFLKSYRQ, from the coding sequence ATGCAGGTCAGCAAATCGAACAAGCTCGCCAACGTCTGCTACGACATTCGCGGCCCAGTGCTCAAGCACGCCAAACGCCTGGAAGAGGAAGGCCATCGCATCCTCAAGCTGAACATCGGCAACCCGGCGCCCTTTGGTTTCGAAGCGCCGGATGAAATCCTTCAGGACGTGATCCGCAACCTGCCGACCGCCCAGGGCTACAGCGACTCCAAGGGCCTGTTCAGCGCCCGCAAGGCCGTGATGCAGTACTACCAGCAAAAAGAGGTGGAAGGCGTCGGCATCGAAGACATCTACCTGGGCAACGGCGTTTCCGAGCTGATCGTGATGTCGATGCAGGCCCTGCTCAACAACGGCGACGAAGTGCTGGTGCCGGCTCCCGACTATCCGCTGTGGACCGCCGCAGTGAGCCTGGCGGGCGGCAACGCGGTGCATTACTTGTGCGATGAACAGGCCAACTGGTGGCCGGATCTGGCCGACATCAAGGCCAAGATCACCCCGAACACCAAGGCGCTGGTGATCATCAACCCGAACAACCCGACCGGCTCGGTGTACTCGAAAGAAGTCCTGTTAGGCATGTTGGAACTGGCCCGTCAGCACAATCTGGTGGTGTTCTCCGACGAGATCTACGACAAGATCCTGTACGACGACGCCGTACACATCTGCACCGCCTCGCTGGCACCGGATTTGCTGTGCCTGACCTTCAACGGTCTGTCCAAGTCCTATCGCGTGGCTGGCTTCCGTTCCGGCTGGGTCGCTATTTCCGGTCCGAAACATCACGCCCAGAGCTACATCGAAGGCATCGACATATTGGCCAACATGCGCCTGTGTGCCAACGTGCCGAGCCAACACGCCATCCAGACCGCGCTAGGCGGCTATCAAAGCATCAACGATCTGGTGCTGCCGCAAGGGCGCCTGCTGGAACAGCGCAATCGTACCTGGGAACTGCTCAATGACATTCCGGGCGTGAGCTGCGTCAAGCCGATGGGCGCGCTCTATGCGTTCCCGCGGATCGACCCGAAGGTCTGCCCGATCCACAACGACGAGAAATTCGTGCTCGACCTGTTGCTCTCGGAAAAGCTGCTGGTGGTACAAGGCACGGCCTTCAATTGGCCATGGCCGGACCATTTCCGTGTGGTCACCCTGCCACGGCTCGACGACCTGGATCAGGCCATTGGCCGGATCGGCAACTTCCTCAAGTCCTACCGCCAGTAA
- the msrB gene encoding peptide-methionine (R)-S-oxide reductase MsrB, translated as MEKLEKTLEEWREMLDPEQYNVCRLKGTERPFSGKYNDSKVDGVYHCICCNAPLFDSNTKFDSGCGWPSFYAPIGDSAMVEIRDVSHGMIRTEVVCAKCDAHLGHVFPDGPPPTGLRYCINSVCLDLVPRE; from the coding sequence ATGGAAAAGTTGGAAAAAACCCTGGAAGAATGGCGTGAAATGCTCGACCCGGAGCAGTACAACGTTTGCCGCCTCAAGGGCACCGAGCGGCCATTCTCCGGTAAGTACAACGACAGCAAGGTCGACGGTGTTTACCACTGCATTTGCTGCAACGCGCCGCTGTTCGACTCAAACACCAAGTTCGATTCCGGCTGCGGCTGGCCGAGCTTCTACGCGCCGATCGGCGACAGCGCGATGGTCGAGATCCGTGATGTCAGCCACGGCATGATCCGCACCGAAGTGGTCTGCGCCAAATGCGATGCTCACCTGGGGCATGTGTTCCCGGACGGTCCGCCGCCAACCGGTTTGCGTTATTGCATCAACTCGGTATGCCTGGACCTGGTTCCTCGCGAATAA
- a CDS encoding glutathione peroxidase has product MSDNLLSIPCTTIKGEQKTLADFAGKAVLVVNTASKCGFTPQYKGLEELWQTYKDQGLVVLGFPCNQFGKQEPGNEGAISEFCELNYGVSFPLFKKIEVNGADAHPLFVQLKKRAPGVLGSQGIKWNFTKFLIGKDGQLVKRFAPATKPQDLSREIEALLK; this is encoded by the coding sequence ATGAGCGATAACCTGTTGAGTATCCCTTGCACCACCATCAAGGGCGAGCAAAAGACCCTGGCCGATTTCGCCGGTAAAGCGGTGCTGGTGGTCAATACCGCCAGCAAATGCGGGTTCACCCCGCAGTACAAAGGCCTCGAAGAGCTGTGGCAGACCTATAAGGATCAAGGTCTGGTGGTGCTCGGTTTTCCCTGCAATCAGTTCGGCAAACAAGAGCCGGGCAACGAGGGGGCTATTTCCGAGTTCTGCGAGTTGAATTACGGGGTGAGTTTCCCGCTGTTCAAGAAGATCGAAGTGAATGGTGCCGATGCCCATCCGCTGTTCGTTCAACTGAAAAAGCGCGCACCGGGCGTGCTGGGTTCCCAAGGCATCAAGTGGAACTTCACCAAGTTCCTGATCGGCAAGGACGGCCAACTGGTCAAGCGCTTCGCTCCGGCGACCAAACCGCAGGACCTGAGCCGCGAGATTGAAGCCTTGCTCAAATGA
- a CDS encoding MarR family winged helix-turn-helix transcriptional regulator: MNTLSVDSLKLDSQLCFKLYAASRAVIRAYKPMLDQLGLTYPQYLAMLVLWEWQETAPEQPTVKALGERLALDSGTLTPLLKRLEQLQLVQRQRSTRDEREVHLSLSPAGKALRDQVGPLKARLLCDSGIDLDRLNDLRDGLDHLLGQIKALS; this comes from the coding sequence ATGAACACGTTGTCCGTTGATTCGCTGAAGCTCGATAGTCAGCTTTGCTTCAAGCTGTACGCCGCTTCTCGGGCGGTGATCCGTGCCTACAAGCCGATGCTCGATCAGTTGGGTCTGACCTACCCGCAATACCTGGCGATGCTAGTACTGTGGGAATGGCAGGAGACGGCGCCCGAGCAGCCGACGGTCAAGGCGCTGGGTGAGCGCCTGGCCCTGGATTCCGGGACCCTGACGCCGCTGCTCAAACGGCTTGAGCAACTGCAGCTGGTGCAGCGTCAGCGTTCGACGCGCGATGAGCGTGAGGTGCACTTGAGCCTGTCGCCCGCCGGCAAGGCGTTGCGCGATCAGGTCGGACCGCTCAAGGCCCGGTTGTTGTGCGATAGCGGTATCGATCTGGATCGCCTGAATGATCTGCGCGATGGCCTCGATCACTTGTTGGGGCAAATCAAAGCGCTGTCGTAG